One window of Kryptolebias marmoratus isolate JLee-2015 linkage group LG3, ASM164957v2, whole genome shotgun sequence genomic DNA carries:
- the golga7ba gene encoding golgin A7 family, member Ba — protein sequence MATEFHNLQELRHSASLANKVFIQRDYSDGTTCKFQTKFPSELESRIERTLFEDTVKTLNNFYAEAEKIGGQSYLEGCLACATAYLIFLCMETRYEKVLKKIAKYIQEQNEKIYAPRGLLITDPIERGMRVIEISIYEDRGSSSSSSGSSSVSGSTAR from the exons ATGGCGACAGAG TTTCATAACCTGCAGGAGCTGAGGCACAGTGCATCCCTTGCCAACAAAGTGTTCATCCAGAGAGACTACAGCGATGGGACGACATGCAAGTTTCAGACCAAGTTCCCCTCGGAGCTGGAGAGCAGG ATTGAGCGTACTCTCTTCGAGGACACCGTGAAGACGCTGAATAACTTTTACGCTGAGGCAGAGAAGATTGGCGGACAGTCGTACCTGGAGGGCTGCCTGGCCTGCGCCACGGCATATCTCATCTTCCTCTGCATGGAGACACGTTACGAGAAG GTGTTGAAGAAGATCGCCAAGTACATTCAGGAGCAGAACGAGAAGATCTACGCTCCCAGAGGCCTCCTCATCACGGACCCTATTGAACGAGGAATGCGTGTT ATTGAGATCTCCATCTATGAAGACCGAGGTTCCAGTAGCTCCAGCTCAGGAAGCAGCTCCGTGTCCGGCAGCACTGCTCGATGA
- the zfyve27 gene encoding protrudin isoform X2, which translates to MTTHSTGAFQDPSQGSGERGELVHTLSKDTPGSQDASELGSPRCAPNFDLLNMVVSYKRMALYLEPAVDAVEVIRFLLGWKMPLCSLLVCIFLNIFFCTVTEVGWFTVSVVAVSTPAALGYLQDRCGGRASEAELQKRHYHAVHRRDLQDVHLTKQEAMLEVKDLLKHLDEMLSSACHSAEAFYSVLYWDNHTKSSRFYGAMLIVVCLLYVVPLGWVLAGLNSIIFLWNRDFYRVLLDLRKLFHMGQTQPSEGGCEDQEQGNMLDRTPTPTSLEDLSPGSVEEAEEAEPDDEFKDAIEENSVSLQEDDDGPLGAPEYDTISDNGLLSRNEPIRSKVSKLTEKLRKRYPAASTGNCSSCNTVFSVLKKRRNCSNCGNSFCSRCCSFKVLRSYMGATAPEAQRETVFVCAACNSSLTKLQ; encoded by the exons ATGACAACTCACAGCACCGGAGCGTTCCAAGACCCCTCGCAGGGTTCAGGGGAACGGGGGGAGCTGGTGCACACGTTATCTAAGGACACCCCCGGATCTCAGGACGCCTCAGAGTTGGGAAGTCCTCGCTGCGCTCCGAACTTTGACCTCCTGAACATGGTTGTGTCCTACAAGAGAATGGCTCTGTATCTAGAACCGGCTGTAGATGCAGTGGAGGTCATTCGTTTCTTACTCGG atGGAAGATGCCACTGTGCTCCCTGCTTGTTTGTATATTCCTAAACATCTTCTTTTGCACAGTTACTGAAG TTGGCTGGTTCACAGTGAGTGTGGTTGCGGTGTCGACGCCAGCTGCCCTCGGCTACCTGCAGGACAGGTGTGGGGGCAGAGCTTCTGAAGCTGAGCTCCAGAAGAGGCACTATCACGCTGTGCACCGCCGAGACCTGCAGGATGTTCATCTCACCAAGCAGGAGGCCATGCTGGAAGTCAAAGACCT GTTGAAGCATCTAGATGAAATGCTGTCTTCTGCTTGTCACTCAGCAGAAGCCTTTTACAGTGTCCTATACTGGGATAATCACACAAAGTCATCAAg GTTCTATGGGGCGATGTTAATAGTGGTGTGTCTGCTTTATGTCGTCCCTTTGGGCTGGGTCCTCGCTGGACTCAACAGCATCATCTTCCTGTGGAACAGAGACTTCTACAGAG TTTTATTGGACCTGAGGAAGCTGTTTCACATGGGTCAGACGCAGCCCTCAGAGGGGGGCTGTGAAGACCAGGAACAAGGCAACATGCTGGACAGGACCCCCACTCCCACTAGCTTGGAG GACCTCTCTCCTGGGAGTGTGGAGGAAGCCGAGGAGGCGGAGCCAGATGATGAATTTAAGGACGCGATTGAG GAAAACTCAGTTTCACTGCAG GAGGATGACGACGGACCTCTCGGAGCTCCAGAATATGACACCATCTCCGATAACGGCCTGTTGAGTCGCAACGAACCAATACGCAGCAAGGTGTCCAAACTGACGGAGAAGCTGCGCAAACGCTATCCTGCTGCCAGCACTG GCAACTGTTCCAGCTGCAACACCGTTTTCTCAGTTCTGAAGAAGAGG AGGAACTGCAGTAACTGTGGCAACAGTTTCTGTTCTCGATGCTGTTCCTTCAAGGTGTTGAGATCTTACATGGGGGCAACGG ctccaGAGGCGCAGAGAGAgaccgtgtttgtgtgtgctgccTGTAACTCCTCCCTCACCAAGTTGCAGTGA
- the zfyve27 gene encoding protrudin isoform X1, whose product MTTHSTGAFQDPSQGSGERGELVHTLSKDTPGSQDASELGSPRCAPNFDLLNMVVSYKRMALYLEPAVDAVEVIRFLLGWKMPLCSLLVCIFLNIFFCTVTEVGWFTVSVVAVSTPAALGYLQDRCGGRASEAELQKRHYHAVHRRDLQDVHLTKQEAMLEVKDLLKHLDEMLSSACHSAEAFYSVLYWDNHTKSSRFYGAMLIVVCLLYVVPLGWVLAGLNSIIFLWNRDFYRVLLDLRKLFHMGQTQPSEGGCEDQEQGNMLDRTPTPTSLEDLSPGSVEEAEEAEPDDEFKDAIEENSVSLQETPLLLLEDDDGPLGAPEYDTISDNGLLSRNEPIRSKVSKLTEKLRKRYPAASTGNCSSCNTVFSVLKKRRNCSNCGNSFCSRCCSFKVLRSYMGATAPEAQRETVFVCAACNSSLTKLQ is encoded by the exons ATGACAACTCACAGCACCGGAGCGTTCCAAGACCCCTCGCAGGGTTCAGGGGAACGGGGGGAGCTGGTGCACACGTTATCTAAGGACACCCCCGGATCTCAGGACGCCTCAGAGTTGGGAAGTCCTCGCTGCGCTCCGAACTTTGACCTCCTGAACATGGTTGTGTCCTACAAGAGAATGGCTCTGTATCTAGAACCGGCTGTAGATGCAGTGGAGGTCATTCGTTTCTTACTCGG atGGAAGATGCCACTGTGCTCCCTGCTTGTTTGTATATTCCTAAACATCTTCTTTTGCACAGTTACTGAAG TTGGCTGGTTCACAGTGAGTGTGGTTGCGGTGTCGACGCCAGCTGCCCTCGGCTACCTGCAGGACAGGTGTGGGGGCAGAGCTTCTGAAGCTGAGCTCCAGAAGAGGCACTATCACGCTGTGCACCGCCGAGACCTGCAGGATGTTCATCTCACCAAGCAGGAGGCCATGCTGGAAGTCAAAGACCT GTTGAAGCATCTAGATGAAATGCTGTCTTCTGCTTGTCACTCAGCAGAAGCCTTTTACAGTGTCCTATACTGGGATAATCACACAAAGTCATCAAg GTTCTATGGGGCGATGTTAATAGTGGTGTGTCTGCTTTATGTCGTCCCTTTGGGCTGGGTCCTCGCTGGACTCAACAGCATCATCTTCCTGTGGAACAGAGACTTCTACAGAG TTTTATTGGACCTGAGGAAGCTGTTTCACATGGGTCAGACGCAGCCCTCAGAGGGGGGCTGTGAAGACCAGGAACAAGGCAACATGCTGGACAGGACCCCCACTCCCACTAGCTTGGAG GACCTCTCTCCTGGGAGTGTGGAGGAAGCCGAGGAGGCGGAGCCAGATGATGAATTTAAGGACGCGATTGAG GAAAACTCAGTTTCACTGCAG GAAACGCCTTTACTTCTGTTG GAGGATGACGACGGACCTCTCGGAGCTCCAGAATATGACACCATCTCCGATAACGGCCTGTTGAGTCGCAACGAACCAATACGCAGCAAGGTGTCCAAACTGACGGAGAAGCTGCGCAAACGCTATCCTGCTGCCAGCACTG GCAACTGTTCCAGCTGCAACACCGTTTTCTCAGTTCTGAAGAAGAGG AGGAACTGCAGTAACTGTGGCAACAGTTTCTGTTCTCGATGCTGTTCCTTCAAGGTGTTGAGATCTTACATGGGGGCAACGG ctccaGAGGCGCAGAGAGAgaccgtgtttgtgtgtgctgccTGTAACTCCTCCCTCACCAAGTTGCAGTGA
- the zfyve27 gene encoding protrudin isoform X3: MTTHSTGAFQDPSQGSGERGELVHTLSKDTPGSQDASELGSPRCAPNFDLLNMVVSYKRMALYLEPAVDAVEVIRFLLGWKMPLCSLLVCIFLNIFFCTVTEVGWFTVSVVAVSTPAALGYLQDRCGGRASEAELQKRHYHAVHRRDLQDVHLTKQEAMLEVKDLLKHLDEMLSSACHSAEAFYSVLYWDNHTKSSRFYGAMLIVVCLLYVVPLGWVLAGLNSIIFLWNRDFYRVLLDLRKLFHMGQTQPSEGGCEDQEQGNMLDRTPTPTSLEDLSPGSVEEAEEAEPDDEFKDAIEEDDDGPLGAPEYDTISDNGLLSRNEPIRSKVSKLTEKLRKRYPAASTGNCSSCNTVFSVLKKRRNCSNCGNSFCSRCCSFKVLRSYMGATAPEAQRETVFVCAACNSSLTKLQ, encoded by the exons ATGACAACTCACAGCACCGGAGCGTTCCAAGACCCCTCGCAGGGTTCAGGGGAACGGGGGGAGCTGGTGCACACGTTATCTAAGGACACCCCCGGATCTCAGGACGCCTCAGAGTTGGGAAGTCCTCGCTGCGCTCCGAACTTTGACCTCCTGAACATGGTTGTGTCCTACAAGAGAATGGCTCTGTATCTAGAACCGGCTGTAGATGCAGTGGAGGTCATTCGTTTCTTACTCGG atGGAAGATGCCACTGTGCTCCCTGCTTGTTTGTATATTCCTAAACATCTTCTTTTGCACAGTTACTGAAG TTGGCTGGTTCACAGTGAGTGTGGTTGCGGTGTCGACGCCAGCTGCCCTCGGCTACCTGCAGGACAGGTGTGGGGGCAGAGCTTCTGAAGCTGAGCTCCAGAAGAGGCACTATCACGCTGTGCACCGCCGAGACCTGCAGGATGTTCATCTCACCAAGCAGGAGGCCATGCTGGAAGTCAAAGACCT GTTGAAGCATCTAGATGAAATGCTGTCTTCTGCTTGTCACTCAGCAGAAGCCTTTTACAGTGTCCTATACTGGGATAATCACACAAAGTCATCAAg GTTCTATGGGGCGATGTTAATAGTGGTGTGTCTGCTTTATGTCGTCCCTTTGGGCTGGGTCCTCGCTGGACTCAACAGCATCATCTTCCTGTGGAACAGAGACTTCTACAGAG TTTTATTGGACCTGAGGAAGCTGTTTCACATGGGTCAGACGCAGCCCTCAGAGGGGGGCTGTGAAGACCAGGAACAAGGCAACATGCTGGACAGGACCCCCACTCCCACTAGCTTGGAG GACCTCTCTCCTGGGAGTGTGGAGGAAGCCGAGGAGGCGGAGCCAGATGATGAATTTAAGGACGCGATTGAG GAGGATGACGACGGACCTCTCGGAGCTCCAGAATATGACACCATCTCCGATAACGGCCTGTTGAGTCGCAACGAACCAATACGCAGCAAGGTGTCCAAACTGACGGAGAAGCTGCGCAAACGCTATCCTGCTGCCAGCACTG GCAACTGTTCCAGCTGCAACACCGTTTTCTCAGTTCTGAAGAAGAGG AGGAACTGCAGTAACTGTGGCAACAGTTTCTGTTCTCGATGCTGTTCCTTCAAGGTGTTGAGATCTTACATGGGGGCAACGG ctccaGAGGCGCAGAGAGAgaccgtgtttgtgtgtgctgccTGTAACTCCTCCCTCACCAAGTTGCAGTGA
- the si:ch211-284e13.5 gene encoding zinc finger protein 263 isoform X2 encodes MKPQPAGAQRPGSAAAVLSFQQELVAVIHGAFEVAVEIAVREVKTLVGQATGDIYDELQRENESLKRRLQRAEALLDRNEPGVTGSPPVSRAKGRKRRDPPPYSLCGRNPGPEAGGVDGEGPGCDPLGGRSSNFDLQEEYESRAEEQRTDDELRQCDEDDGAAEMEEDGNTDVSSRVCLVKVESVTPVRRDPQAPNSEPPPSTASRSSSEPVAIKQEEQEEPEEDTGSTACCLDLIKEEDLSLEGINWLPEVPDVQNRDPHGPLVSSRLDPAHPANLTSSLPPPADLQSVSSEFPSIFHQAEPAAVSQAPPQVYGVHVRTGRNPAAPAAALHTCKFCGQTFHLPSLLRRHYGQCRQRLQQRCPQPVQGGARAKLQLYPPGCSPFRCPVCSREFNRLENLKTHLRIHTGERPYTCSVCSKCFRHSGALTRHFRIHTGEKPYVCGQCGKSFRNCGGLKFHQRSHNKHLQ; translated from the exons ATGAAGCCGCAGCCAGCCGGGGCTCAGAGGCCGGGCTCCGCCGCCGCCGTGCTCTCCTTCCAGCAGGAGCTCGTCGCCGTGATCCACGGAGCTTTCGAGGTGGCCGTGGAGATCGCGGTCCGGGAGGTGAAGACGCTCGTAGGTCAGGCGACAGGCGACATCTACGACGAGCTGCAGCGGGAGAACGAGTCCCTGAAACGGAGGCTGCAGCGAGCCGAAGCCCTGCTGGACCGGAACGAGCCCGGTGTTACCGGCAGTCCTCCCGTGAGCCGAGCCAAAGGCCGGAAGCGAAGAGACCCACCGCCGTACTCCCTGTGCGGCCGAAACCCAGGTCCCGAGGCGGGTGGTGTGGACGGCGAGGGGCCCGGCTGTGATCCTTTAGGTGGCAGAAGCTCAAATTTTGACCTCCAGGAAGAATATGAGAGCAGAGCCGAGGAGCAGAGGACTGATGATGAGCTGAGACaatgtgatgaggatgatggAGCAGCAGAGATGGAGGAAGACGGGAACACAG acgTCTCGTCCCGTGTATGTTTGGTGAAGGTGGAAAGCGTGACCCCAGTGCGTCGAGACCCTCAGGCTCCGAACTCAGAGCCGCCTCCCAGCACCGCCAGCAGGTCCTCATCAGAGCCAGTGGCCATcaagcaggaggagcaggaggagccggagGAGGACACGGGCAGCACGGCGTGCTGTTTGGACTTGATTAAGGAGGAGGATTTAAGCCTGGAGGGCATAAATTGGCTGCCAGAAGTTCCAGATGTTCAGAACCGAGACCCACATGGTCCGCTTGTCAGCAGCAGGCTGGATCCGG CTCATCCTGCGAATTTGACCAGCAGCCTTCCGCCGCCCGCAGATCTCCAGTCCGTCTCCTCTGAGTTTCCGAGCATCTTCCATCAGGCGGAACCAGCTGCCGTATCACAAGCTCCTCCCCAAGTCTACGGCGTCCATGTCCGGACGGGACGGAACCCCGCCGCCCCCGCCGCCGCCCTCCACACGTGTAAGTTCTGCGGTCAGACCTTCCACCTGCCCAGCCTGCTGCGGCGGCACTACGGCCAGTGCCGGCAGAGGCTCCAGCAGCGATGTCCTCAGCCGGTCCAAGGAGGCGCCCGGGCCAAGCTGCAGCTTTACCCGCCGGGCTGCAGCCCCTTCCGCTGCCCGGTGTGCAGCCGAGAGTTCAACCGCCTGGAGAACCTAAAGACCCACCTTCGCATCCACACGGGAGAGAGGCCGTACACCTGCTCCGTCTGCTCCAAGTGCTTCCGCCACTCCGGGGCGCTGACCCGGCATTTCCGCATCCACACCGGAGAGAAGCCTTATGTCTGCGGACAGTGTGGGAAGTCTTTCAGAAACTGCGGCGGGCTCAAGTTCCACCAGCGTTCTCATAACAAACACCTACAGTAA
- the si:ch211-284e13.5 gene encoding zinc finger protein 263 isoform X1, which yields MKPQPAGAQRPGSAAAVLSFQQELVAVIHGAFEVAVEIAVREVKTLVGQATGDIYDELQRENESLKRRLQRAEALLDRNEPGVTGSPPVSRAKGRKRRDPPPYSLCGRNPGPEAGGVDGEGPGCDPLGGRSSNFDLQEEYESRAEEQRTDDELRQCDEDDGAAEMEEDGNTGSSEDVSSRVCLVKVESVTPVRRDPQAPNSEPPPSTASRSSSEPVAIKQEEQEEPEEDTGSTACCLDLIKEEDLSLEGINWLPEVPDVQNRDPHGPLVSSRLDPAHPANLTSSLPPPADLQSVSSEFPSIFHQAEPAAVSQAPPQVYGVHVRTGRNPAAPAAALHTCKFCGQTFHLPSLLRRHYGQCRQRLQQRCPQPVQGGARAKLQLYPPGCSPFRCPVCSREFNRLENLKTHLRIHTGERPYTCSVCSKCFRHSGALTRHFRIHTGEKPYVCGQCGKSFRNCGGLKFHQRSHNKHLQ from the exons ATGAAGCCGCAGCCAGCCGGGGCTCAGAGGCCGGGCTCCGCCGCCGCCGTGCTCTCCTTCCAGCAGGAGCTCGTCGCCGTGATCCACGGAGCTTTCGAGGTGGCCGTGGAGATCGCGGTCCGGGAGGTGAAGACGCTCGTAGGTCAGGCGACAGGCGACATCTACGACGAGCTGCAGCGGGAGAACGAGTCCCTGAAACGGAGGCTGCAGCGAGCCGAAGCCCTGCTGGACCGGAACGAGCCCGGTGTTACCGGCAGTCCTCCCGTGAGCCGAGCCAAAGGCCGGAAGCGAAGAGACCCACCGCCGTACTCCCTGTGCGGCCGAAACCCAGGTCCCGAGGCGGGTGGTGTGGACGGCGAGGGGCCCGGCTGTGATCCTTTAGGTGGCAGAAGCTCAAATTTTGACCTCCAGGAAGAATATGAGAGCAGAGCCGAGGAGCAGAGGACTGATGATGAGCTGAGACaatgtgatgaggatgatggAGCAGCAGAGATGGAGGAAGACGGGAACACAGGTAGCTCTGAAG acgTCTCGTCCCGTGTATGTTTGGTGAAGGTGGAAAGCGTGACCCCAGTGCGTCGAGACCCTCAGGCTCCGAACTCAGAGCCGCCTCCCAGCACCGCCAGCAGGTCCTCATCAGAGCCAGTGGCCATcaagcaggaggagcaggaggagccggagGAGGACACGGGCAGCACGGCGTGCTGTTTGGACTTGATTAAGGAGGAGGATTTAAGCCTGGAGGGCATAAATTGGCTGCCAGAAGTTCCAGATGTTCAGAACCGAGACCCACATGGTCCGCTTGTCAGCAGCAGGCTGGATCCGG CTCATCCTGCGAATTTGACCAGCAGCCTTCCGCCGCCCGCAGATCTCCAGTCCGTCTCCTCTGAGTTTCCGAGCATCTTCCATCAGGCGGAACCAGCTGCCGTATCACAAGCTCCTCCCCAAGTCTACGGCGTCCATGTCCGGACGGGACGGAACCCCGCCGCCCCCGCCGCCGCCCTCCACACGTGTAAGTTCTGCGGTCAGACCTTCCACCTGCCCAGCCTGCTGCGGCGGCACTACGGCCAGTGCCGGCAGAGGCTCCAGCAGCGATGTCCTCAGCCGGTCCAAGGAGGCGCCCGGGCCAAGCTGCAGCTTTACCCGCCGGGCTGCAGCCCCTTCCGCTGCCCGGTGTGCAGCCGAGAGTTCAACCGCCTGGAGAACCTAAAGACCCACCTTCGCATCCACACGGGAGAGAGGCCGTACACCTGCTCCGTCTGCTCCAAGTGCTTCCGCCACTCCGGGGCGCTGACCCGGCATTTCCGCATCCACACCGGAGAGAAGCCTTATGTCTGCGGACAGTGTGGGAAGTCTTTCAGAAACTGCGGCGGGCTCAAGTTCCACCAGCGTTCTCATAACAAACACCTACAGTAA
- the LOC108247966 gene encoding tubulin alpha-1B chain-like encodes MRECISIHVGQAGVQIGNACWELYCLEHGIQPDGQMPTGPSIGGGDDSFNTFFNETGAGKHVPRAVFVDLEPTVIDEVRAGTYRQLFHPEQLISGKEDAANNYARGHYTIGKEIIDPVLDRIRKLADQCSGLQGFLVFHSFGGGTGSGFTSLLMERLSVDYGKKSKLEFSIYPAPQVSTAVVEPYNAILTTHTTLEHSDCAFMVDNEAIYDICRRNLDIERPTYTNLNRLMSQIVSSITASLRFDGALNVDLTEFQTNLVPYPRIHFPLATYAPVISAEKAYHEQLTVAEITNACFEPANQMVKCDPRHGKYMACCLLYRGDVVPKDVNAAIATIKTKRTIQFVDWCPTGFKVGINYQPPTVVPGGDLAKVQRAVCMLSNTTAIAEAWARLDHKFDLMYAKRAFVHWYVGEGMEEGEFSEAREDMAALEKDYEEVGTDSIEGEGEEEGEEY; translated from the exons ATG CGTGAGTGTATCTCCATCCACGTTGGTCAGGCTGGTGTCCAGATCGGCAATGCCTGCTGGGAGCTCTACTGCCTGGAACATGGAATCCAGCCTGATGGTCAGATGCCCACTGGTCCTTCCATTGGAGGAGGAGACGATTCCTTTAACACTTTCTTCAACGAGACTGGAGCAGGAAAGCACGTCCCCAGAGCGGTGTTTGTGGACCTCGAGCCCACCGTCATCG atgaggTGCGCGCTGGGACCTACCGCCAGCTGTTCCACCCCGAGCAGCTCATCAGTGGCAAAGAGGATGCTGCCAACAACTACGCCAGGGGACACTACACCATCGGGAAAGAGATCATTGATCCGGTTTTGGACCGAATTCGCAAACTG GCTGACCAGTGCAGTGGCCTTCAGGGCTTCCTGGTTTTCCACAGCTTTGGTGGAGGCACGGGTTCTGGTTTCACCTCCCTGCTGATGGAACGCCTGTCTGTAGACTATGGCAAGAAATCCAAGCTGGAGTTTTCCATCTACCCAGCTCCCCAGGTGTCCACTGCAGTGGTGGAGCCCTACAACGCCATCCTGACCACCCACACCACCCTGGAGCACTCGGACTGTGCTTTCATGGTGGACAACGAAGCCATCTATGATATCTGCCGTAGGAACCTGGATATCGAGCGCCCCACCTACACCAACCTGAACAGGCTGATGAGTCAGATCGTGTCCTCCATCACTGCCTCTCTTCGTTTCGACGGCGCCCTGAATGTGGATCTGACAGAGTTCCAGACCAACCTGGTTCCTTATCCGCGCATCCACTTCCCTCTGGCCACCTACGCTCCGGTCATCTCTGCTGAGAAGGCTTACCACGAGCAGCTCACCGTGGCCGAGATCACAAATGCCTGCTTCGAGCCGGCCAATCAGATGGTGAAGTGTGACCCTCGCCACGGTAAGTACATGGCCTGCTGCCTGCTGTACCGCGGTGATGTGGTGCCCAAAGATGTCAACGCTGCCATCGCCACCATCAAAACCAAACGCACCATCCAGTTTGTGGACTGGTGCCCCACCGGTTTCAAGGTGGGCATCAACTACCAGCCGCCCACCGTGGTCCCTGGAGGAGACCTGGCCAAGGTCCAGAGGGCCGTGTGCATGCTGAGCAACACCACCGCCATCGCTGAGGCCTGGGCTCGACTCGACCACAAGTTTGATCTGATGTACGCCAAGCGGGCCTTTGTCCACTGGTACGTAGGAGAGGGGATGGAGGAGGGGGAGTTCTCTGAGGCCCGGGAGGACATGGCTGCTCTGGAGAAGGATTACGAGGAGGTCGGAACCGACTCCATTGAGGGTGAAGGCGAGGAAGAAGGAGAGGAGTATTAA
- the avpi1 gene encoding arginine vasopressin-induced protein 1, with the protein MAEVLELSSTEDSMSTQWKPSSRHSRKSGYSNIFSGLNLHQLHRLFRTAGDRNAEHRAKLVWQEMETDVEGEEEGKQREGEEREDEAGLAQALVGLRVRARNKAGLRSEGHSDHKMLRTSGYIRVEEPSSPFTVEDDEADLTQSPEEFELRASESDVPEIQNPLKSSSWRLGVRLESARDSERYLHRILH; encoded by the exons ATGGCAGAGGTCCTGGAACTCAGCTCTACAGAGGACAGCATGTCCACACAGTGGAAACCTTCCAGCCGACACAGCAGGAAGTCTGGTTACTCCAACATCTTCTCGGGGCTGAACCTGCATCAGCTGCACAGGCTCTTCAGAACGGCAGGGGACAGAAACGCTGAACATCGGGCGAAGCTGGTGTGGCAGGAGATGGAGACAGATGTGGAAGGGGAAGAGGAGGGAAagcagagggagggagaggaacGGGAGGatgaagcagggctggcccagGCCTTGGTGGGGCTGAGAGTTCGAGCAAGAAACAAGGCAGGACTGAGATCGGAGGGACACAGTGACCACAAGATGCTCAGAACGTCTGGGTACATCAG GGTTGAAGAGCCTTCATCTCCCTTCACTGTTGAGGACGATGAGGCTGATTTGACTCAAAGTCCGGAAGAATTTGAGCTGCGGGCGTCAGAAAGCGACGTTCCAGAGATTCAAAACCCGTTGAAATCGTCTTCGTGGAGGCTGGGTGTTAGGCTGGAGAGTGCCAGAGACTCTGAACGCTACCTGCACCGCATCCTGCACTGA
- the pi4k2a gene encoding phosphatidylinositol 4-kinase type 2-alpha has translation MDETSPLVSPRLDSGDFSYCPAEPTSPRGAFGSTPGSVVRIPASSPERSRERQPLLDRDRGNASREPHRNEFPEDPEFREIIRKAERAIEEGIYPERIYQGSSGSYFVKDSQGKIIGVFKPKNEEPYGQLNPKWTKWLQKLCCPCCFGRDCLVLNQGYLSEAGASLVDQKLELDIVPRTKVVYLASETFNYSAIDRVKSRGKKLALEKVPKVGQRFHRIGLPPKVGSFQLFVDGYKDADFWLRKFEAEPLPENTNRQLQLQFERLVVLDYIIRNTDRGNDNWLLKYDCPMDSVGNRDTDWVVVKEPIIRLAAIDNGLAFPLKHPDSWRAYPFYWAWLPQAKVPFSEEIQALVLPKISDPNFIKDLEEDLYELFKKDPGFDRGQFHKQVSVMRGQILNLTQALKDGKSPLQLVQLPPVIVETARAPQRASSESYTQSFQSRKPFFTWW, from the exons ATGGACGAGACGAGTCCGCTTGTCTCTCCGAGGCTCGACTCTGGTGATTTTAGCTACTGCCCCGCGGAGCCCACCAGCCCCCGGGGCGCCTTCGGAAGCACGCCGGGCTCCGTGGTGCGGATCCCGGCCAGCAGTCCGGAGCGCAGCCGGGAGAGACAGCCGCTCCTGGATCGGGACCGGGGCAACGCGTCCCGGGAGCCGCACAGGAACGAGTTCCCTGAAGACCCCGAGTTCCGAGAGATCATCCGCAAGGCCGAGCGAGCCATAGAGGAAGGGATCTACCCGGAAAGGATCTACCAGGGCTCCAGTGGAAGCTATTTTGTCAAAGACTCACAGGGG AAGATCATCGGGGTGTTTAAGCCTAAAAACGAAGAACCCTACGGCCAGCTGAATCCCAAATGGACTAAATGGCTCCAGAAGCTCTGTTGTCCCTGCTGTTTCGGCCGCGACTGTTTGGTTCTAAACCAAGGTTACCTCTCGGAGGCTGGGGCCAGCCTGGTCGATCAGAAACTGGAGCTCGATATAGTTCCCAGAACCAAG GTGGTGTATTTGGCAAGCGAAACGTTCAACTACAGCGCTATAGACAGGGTGAAGTCTCGGGGCAAAAAGCTCGCTCTGGAGAAGGTGCCAAAAGTGGGTCAACGGTTCCACAGAATCGGACTTCCTcctaag GTGGGCTCCTTCCAGCTCTTCGTTGACGGATACAAGGACGCAGATTTTTGGCTGCGGAAGTTTGAAGCGGAACCTCTGCCTGAAAACACCAATCGGCaacttcagctgcagtttgagcGACTCGTAGTCCTCGACTACATCATCAGAAACACAG ACAGAGGAAACGACAACTGGTTGTTGAAGTACGACTGTCCCATGGATTCTGTTGGGAACAGg GACACAGACTGGGTCGTAGTAAAGGAACCCATCATCAGGTTAGCAGCCATCGACAACGGCCTCGCCTTCCCCCTCAAACACCCCGACTCCTGGAGAGCTT ACCCCTTCTACTGGGCATGGCTGCCCCAAGCCAAAGTTCCTTTCTCGGAGGAAATCCAGGCTTTGGTTCTTCCCAAAATCTCTGACCCAAACTTCATTAAAGACCTTGAAGAGGACCTCTATGAGCTCTTTAAG AAAGATCCTGGTTTCGACAGGGGACAGTTTCACAAACAAGTATCTGTTATGAGAGGCCAG ATCTTGAACCTGACCCAGGCCCTGAAGGACGGTAAGTCACCCCTCCAATTGGTCCAGCTGCCCCCCGTTATTGTTGAAACGGCTCGAGCTCCCCAGAGAGCAAGCAGTGAATCCTACACGCAGAGTTTCCAAAGCAGAAAGCCCTTCTTCACCTGGTGGTAG